TCCAAATTCATTTTTCGGCCTGGCATGTCGTAATTGTCAAAATAGATGTCAGGCAACCACACTTGTAAGCTATCTGGTGAAACAGCCGGGGCTTGCACCCGGAACGGGTGGTAATAGTTAACCCCAAGGACATCAATTCGGTTGGCAGCAATCACTGCGAGTTCATCAGGAGTTGCCTCCCATAAAACGCCATCTCGTTTGAGTCTTGCTACCAGCTCTTCTGGAAAACGGCCATGAATAGCTGGCTCTAAATAAAGATCATTCGCCCACTGTTCCGCAAATCGCGCCGCAGCTAAGTCCTCAGGTGCTTGCGAGGCCGGATAAACCGGTGTCAGATTAACAATTGTGCCAATCGTTCCTTGCGGCTGCCGATTGATCTGCCGAAACGCCGCCACAGCTTGGGCACTAGCTAAGTTCAGGTTGTACGCAGCTTGCACAGCCATCCGCCCATCGACAATATTAGGATAGTGAAACTGATATAAGTATTGGCCGTCAACGATGACTTTAGGTTCATTAAAGGTAAACCAATGCGTCACCTGATCGCTATACAGTTCAAAACAACGCGTGGCAAATTTCACATAGAGATCCACCACATGTTTTGACTGCCAGCCGCCATATTGATGTTGTAACGTCACTGGCAAGTCAAAATGATGCAGATTCACATACGGCGTGATACCAAGTTGATGCATAGTCTTAAAAACTCGGCGATAATAATCGGCCCCTACTGGATCCACCGTGCCTGCTTCAAGATCGTCAATCAGGCGCGTCCACTGAATCGAGATTCGTAATGCCTGCACGCCTGCTTGCTTCAACAAAGCAAGATCGTTTTCATAATCGTTGTAGAAGTTCGAGGCAACATCCGGACCAACGTTGTGGTAGAAGTCTTGTGGCCGAGTATGGTAATGATAATCAAAAATGTTTTCGTGATTTTTATGAAAAGTGCCTTCTGCCTGCGGACCGCTGGTTGCCGCTCCCCAGACAAAATCAGCATCAAATTGAATGGTCATGTCTTAGCCTAAATGCGCTTGCCAGACGAGAAGCTAGTCTGACTTGCGCTCCTTTCTATACTCGATTTCTGATGTCAGCGGCTGCGTTGGCGCTGTTGAAAATTAACTGCGGCGCCGTATAAATTGGCTTCAGCCTGAAACTTGGCAATGCGAACGATTGGCCGAATGGGGGCAATTTCGACTTTTGCCATCACAACATCGAGCGCCTGATTCAAATCTGCAAGCAAGTCAGAATTTTGGGAAATGCCACCGCCAATGACAAAACAATCTGGATCAAGACTGTACTGCAAATTGAAAATGGTTGTTGCCAGCACCTGTAGTATGTCACGAACGGCTTTCTGGGCTAATGGCTGTCCGGTTTTGGCCAGTTCGTAAAGGGCTTTCCCGTCCAAATCAGTGCCATTTGCCCGGTTGTAGCGATCAGCCGCGTTCACAATGGTACCAAGATGACTGACCGTGTCGTCATTGCCGTACAACATATAGCCAAACTCGCCGCCTAACAGATGCCGACCACGATGAATCCGGCCATCCAAAACGACCGCACCGCCAACCCCAGTGCCTAACACCAGAAAAATGACGTCACGAACATCTGTTGCTGAACCGGCCTGAACTTCTGCCAGTGCGGCGCAATTCGCATCATTTTCGATGGTGACAGGCAGCTGGAAACGTTTGGTCAATTCAGCCACAATTGGAAAATGGTGAATATACGGAACCGCACTGGCACCGCGGATGATGCCGGCAGTTTGATCCACTGAACCGGGACTGCTGATAGCCACACCGGTAATGGTTGCTTTACGCTGCAATTCACGAACCTGAGTTTGAAGTGTTTGGTAAAACAAGCCCAAGGTCTGCGGCGTTTTGACACTGATTTGGTGGGAGATGCCAGGCACCTCATCGTAACAACCGAATTTAAGGGTTGTGCCGCCAATATCAATAACTGCTAAACTCACAGCGCCACTTCCTTTTCTTGATCACGCACGTAGTCCAACGCCAATTGACAATAAGTCATGTTTGCCCACGAAAACCACGTTCGCGTGAACTGTGTAGGATCGTCTTTGTGCACGCCTTCATGACATTGGCCAGTACCGGCTGTTGTGGCAGCAATCGTGGCAAGTTTTGCTGACTTAACAGGTTCACTTTTAGCCACCAGCCCTTCCATCGCCACTGCAATCGGCCAAACATATTCCGGCGGGGTGTGCTCGCTACCAATACCTGCCAAAGCTTCTCCTTGGTAGTAGTACGGATTTTGTCTACTCAAAATAAAGGTTTTGGTTGCCAAGTAAATCGGATCGTCAGCTGCAATGGCCCCCAGAAAAGGTAAGCTCAACAAACTTGGAACATTCGCATCATCCATGAAACGTGTCCTGCCAAGGCCATCCACTTCATACGCCAAACCTTGATCCCCGCTCGGCAACGTTTGAATCGCATACTTAGCAATGCCTCGCTCAATTGCTGTCACCAAAGTTTGTGCTCGTGCAGCCAAGGACTGGTGATTGGCCGGAATCAGCGGCAACAAGCCTTTCAAAACCGTTTTTGCAAACAAATTGGCTCCTCAATTTTCAAGGCAAGTGCAACGATGATAACGAATTCTTGATAGTGGTCTAGGCTGTTACGCCATGCATCGGTAGTAATCGCATGGGCGAAGATAGTTCAGAATACGTCTGGGACGATGGTTCAGTGCGGATTGGACTGCTTGAATTTCAACCAGGGTAACTGCTCTGAGAGACTTCCCTTTCGGGAAGAATTCCCTAAGCAGTCCATTGGCGTTCTCGTTTGTGCCACGCTCCCAAGGCGAGTACGGATGTGCGAAGTAAATCTGGGTTCCAACAATCTCTGATAACTTGGCAAACTCGGAACCATTGTCAAAAGTGATACTCTCAAATTCCTTGGCCCCGTAGTCGTCGATCGTGTCCTGCAAGGCTTTAAGGCAGGTGCCCGCATGATAGTCAGGAATCTTGACGATGATCTCAGTCCGGCTGTACCGTTCTGTGAGCGTCATTAATGCTGGCTCATCAGCTAAGCGAATACCCTTGACCAAGTCGCCTTCCCAATGTCCCACGCCTGTGCGGTCATTCACGGCCGCAGGACGCAACTCGATTGAGTCGCCGTATATCTTCTTATTCTTGCGCTTGTGGGCGTTCTTATAGCCTTTGATGCGGCGTCGGAGCTTCTTGGGAAGTGTCATGTTGTCTAGCTCAAGCAGCCCGGCGTCGATGTAGCGATACACAGTTGTCGTTGAAGGGCAAGCCTTGCCCTGGTCGCGATAGAAGTGTACGAAGCTATCAACGCTGTGTACGCGCGGCTTACGAGTAAGCTCCCTGGAGAGAGCCTTGAAGAACGCACGGCCGGTCTTAAGAAAGGCGTAGTGACCGGTTCTATCGCGTTTACGGTCGTGCATGGCTTGGGCAGTTTCCGCAAGATAGACTTGACGCGAGTGACGCTTCGAGTCGAGCTGAGTTACAGATCCACGCGTGATTTCTCGTGAGATTGTCGCTTTACTGCGATGAAGCTTCTGTGCAATCACGGTCGCGGTGTCACCAGCAGCCTGAAGGGCCTGAATTGTAGCACGGTCGCTAAAACTGAGTTGTTGGTAATGCTTGTGAGTGTTAGTCTGAGAGTGGGTCATGAAGATTCCTGCTTTCTTGTTTAGCTAGCACTAACAAGAATAGGTCTTCATGGCCTTTATGGTCTAGTCGTCAGGGTGTTGCACTTGAATTGTAAACTGGGGCAAACAAATTGGCTGGAATATGGTACCCATATTCACACCGGTTATCACTCGGCCGGAAGCCATCCCAGATGAGCCCAGTATAAGCAACAGGGGTGCCATAACCGTTATTTGGCAAAGTATCGTTAGCTGCAGTGTCACGCCGGCGGAAAAAATAGGGTGACTGTTCATGATGCTGTTCCTGTTCAAAAATATCTAAAATGACCGCGAATGTTTCCCAAAAAGTCGCATCAAACAGCGCTGCATCGCCTGTTTCAGTATGCAACCGCAACGCCAACGGCAACGGTGCACATAGCGTATCAATTTCGAACTTGCGCTCCCAGACTTGTGGTGAAACCGAAATATTGGTTTCATCGTCATCGCGCCAATGAGCCGCATTGGCCGTCTGATTAAAGGCATTGGCATACGGATCAAGCTGCACGAACGCCAATTCTCGTCGTAGGACACCTTCAAGAATCGGCTTTAAATCGGGCACGTCTTTGATGAGCTGTACATAAGGCAACACTTGAAAGGTTGCGTCTCGTAGCCACATCGCCGGAATATCGCCGGTCGCAACAAAGTAGGTCCTATCCGCCTGCCGACTTGTGGCCTTCATCAGCGCATCCGGCAGTAAAGTGCGAAACATTTGCTGAGCCGGGGCATATGGTAATGGATGCTCATCAGCAAAAGCAGTAAGTGCCGCTGCTAACGGTCGGCTGTCTTCAGTCATAACGACTCCTTTTTCGATGCTAAGCTGATGTGTCGCGGATAGATACCGTACGTCCGAATCTCTCCCGGCTTAAAGGCTGGCAGCTTAAATGTGGTGACATCGGTGGCAAGCGTTTGCTTCGTTTCATGATTGAGATTCAATTGACGAATACTTGCCGCAACTTCAAGGATAAAGTCTCCTGCTGTTGCCACAGTGACATCGGTCGGGTTATAAACGCGAACTAGGTAGCCGGCATGGTCAGGCGTTTCACTGACACTCGACACAACCAGATCGCGACTCACCAGTTGCACAGGTGACTGATGCACTAGGTTTGTCTGATTAGTGTTGATCGGGAAGTATTGCAAAGGCGTGGTGAAACGATCCAACGTCTGTGTTTGATAGCCAAGGCTGCCAATTGCCAACGACTGAACCCG
This genomic window from Lacticaseibacillus paracasei subsp. paracasei contains:
- a CDS encoding glycoside hydrolase family 1 protein — encoded protein: MTIQFDADFVWGAATSGPQAEGTFHKNHENIFDYHYHTRPQDFYHNVGPDVASNFYNDYENDLALLKQAGVQALRISIQWTRLIDDLEAGTVDPVGADYYRRVFKTMHQLGITPYVNLHHFDLPVTLQHQYGGWQSKHVVDLYVKFATRCFELYSDQVTHWFTFNEPKVIVDGQYLYQFHYPNIVDGRMAVQAAYNLNLASAQAVAAFRQINRQPQGTIGTIVNLTPVYPASQAPEDLAAARFAEQWANDLYLEPAIHGRFPEELVARLKRDGVLWEATPDELAVIAANRIDVLGVNYYHPFRVQAPAVSPDSLQVWLPDIYFDNYDMPGRKMNLDKGWEIYPDALYDIAMTIKRRYDNLPWFVAENGIGVANEERFLKDGMVQDDYRIQFMTDHLRFLSQAIAEGANCHGYFVWTGIDCWSWLNAYKNRYGLIRNDLRNQTKSLKKSGHWFSQVAATGLVAPTLRPFESEEKNHG
- a CDS encoding ROK family protein; translation: MSLAVIDIGGTTLKFGCYDEVPGISHQISVKTPQTLGLFYQTLQTQVRELQRKATITGVAISSPGSVDQTAGIIRGASAVPYIHHFPIVAELTKRFQLPVTIENDANCAALAEVQAGSATDVRDVIFLVLGTGVGGAVVLDGRIHRGRHLLGGEFGYMLYGNDDTVSHLGTIVNAADRYNRANGTDLDGKALYELAKTGQPLAQKAVRDILQVLATTIFNLQYSLDPDCFVIGGGISQNSDLLADLNQALDVVMAKVEIAPIRPIVRIAKFQAEANLYGAAVNFQQRQRSR
- a CDS encoding IS30 family transposase, whose protein sequence is MTHSQTNTHKHYQQLSFSDRATIQALQAAGDTATVIAQKLHRSKATISREITRGSVTQLDSKRHSRQVYLAETAQAMHDRKRDRTGHYAFLKTGRAFFKALSRELTRKPRVHSVDSFVHFYRDQGKACPSTTTVYRYIDAGLLELDNMTLPKKLRRRIKGYKNAHKRKNKKIYGDSIELRPAAVNDRTGVGHWEGDLVKGIRLADEPALMTLTERYSRTEIIVKIPDYHAGTCLKALQDTIDDYGAKEFESITFDNGSEFAKLSEIVGTQIYFAHPYSPWERGTNENANGLLREFFPKGKSLRAVTLVEIQAVQSALNHRPRRILNYLRPCDYYRCMA